A part of Methanomassiliicoccales archaeon genomic DNA contains:
- a CDS encoding NAD(P)H-hydrate dehydratase, translating to MLTWREVAVLDANSEHLGVPVENLMENAGYSVANVIEKEFGNGKRIAVLCGCGNNGGDGFVAARYLREKNDVDVILAKSPDSIKGPAAWANYEKVQEISKIWKRQDLRSYNLIVDALLGTGKKGDLKEPFLEIIKAVNVSKVPVVSVDVPSGLGTPTAVRPKITVTFHDIKEGMTEKNSGKVIISDIGIPEEALTHCGPGDFAYYPIPSPGSHKGENGRVLVIGGGPYTGAPFLAAMGALRIGVDLVYVAAPSSVSHIISSYSPNIIVRPLLGSIVDTGDLSRLRSYSRDVDAVLIGSGLGREPQTFEAIREYIRTCDVPMVIDADAFAALSGHLEALNGKKGILTPHGGELQKLTGEVVKQDLDGRSGQAKDLAKRTGMTVLLKGPVDIVSDGVDIKFNRTGNPGMSVGGTGDVLAGICAGLLAKGTSPYHAARMAAFICGAAGDMVFEERSYGLVATDLFDAVPKVLRRSLDNFI from the coding sequence ATGCTGACCTGGAGAGAGGTTGCTGTCCTGGATGCAAATTCTGAACACCTGGGGGTACCTGTCGAGAACCTCATGGAGAATGCTGGATATTCGGTCGCTAATGTGATCGAGAAAGAGTTTGGCAATGGAAAAAGGATCGCCGTCCTATGTGGATGTGGGAACAACGGTGGAGATGGTTTCGTTGCGGCAAGATACCTTCGTGAAAAGAATGACGTTGATGTGATATTGGCGAAGTCCCCTGATTCGATCAAGGGACCGGCGGCATGGGCCAACTATGAGAAGGTGCAAGAGATCTCGAAGATCTGGAAACGTCAAGACCTACGTTCGTACAATCTGATCGTCGATGCCCTGCTCGGCACGGGGAAAAAAGGTGACCTGAAGGAGCCTTTTTTGGAGATCATCAAAGCGGTCAATGTCTCAAAGGTGCCTGTTGTCTCAGTGGATGTCCCTTCTGGATTGGGCACCCCCACTGCGGTCAGACCGAAGATCACGGTCACCTTCCATGATATAAAGGAGGGTATGACCGAGAAGAATTCCGGTAAAGTGATAATAAGCGATATCGGTATCCCAGAGGAGGCTCTCACTCATTGCGGGCCAGGTGATTTCGCATATTATCCCATACCATCCCCAGGTTCGCACAAGGGGGAGAATGGAAGGGTATTGGTCATAGGAGGTGGGCCCTATACTGGTGCTCCATTTTTAGCTGCGATGGGCGCGCTGAGAATAGGGGTGGACCTTGTTTACGTTGCGGCTCCCTCGAGCGTGAGCCATATCATATCCTCGTATTCTCCGAACATAATTGTAAGGCCGCTCCTTGGATCTATAGTGGACACCGGCGACCTGTCGAGGTTGAGGTCGTACAGCAGGGATGTCGATGCTGTGCTTATCGGTTCAGGACTGGGCAGAGAGCCTCAAACGTTCGAGGCCATTAGAGAATATATCAGGACGTGTGACGTGCCCATGGTCATTGATGCTGACGCCTTCGCCGCCCTGTCAGGTCATTTAGAGGCATTGAATGGTAAGAAAGGTATCCTAACCCCTCATGGGGGGGAACTGCAGAAGCTCACCGGAGAGGTGGTCAAGCAGGATCTGGATGGAAGAAGCGGACAGGCAAAGGACTTGGCAAAGAGGACCGGCATGACCGTTCTGCTGAAGGGGCCTGTGGACATCGTCTCAGATGGCGTTGATATAAAGTTTAACAGGACGGGGAATCCAGGCATGAGCGTTGGTGGGACTGGGGATGTGCTGGCAGGTATATGCGCAGGGCTTCTCGCAAAAGGGACGTCGCCCTACCATGCTGCAAGGATGGCGGCTTTCATATGCGGGGCCGCGGGTGACATGGTCTTTGAGGAGAGGAGCTATGGGCTGGTCGCCACCGACCTTTTCGACGCCGTACCAAAGGTCCTAAGGCGCTCCTTAGATAATTTCATCTAG
- a CDS encoding DUF211 domain-containing protein, translating into MTEIKRLVLDVLKPHHPSIIELAKNLSVVEGVSGVNCSLQEVDQETESIKITIEGNNVNCDIVEEVITESGAVIHSVDSVSAGKKLVEEVETPQDR; encoded by the coding sequence ATGACTGAAATCAAGAGATTGGTCTTGGACGTTTTGAAACCTCACCATCCTTCCATAATCGAACTGGCGAAGAACCTCAGCGTTGTCGAAGGGGTCTCTGGCGTCAATTGCAGCCTCCAGGAGGTCGACCAGGAGACCGAGAGCATCAAGATCACCATCGAGGGCAATAATGTCAATTGTGATATTGTTGAAGAGGTGATCACAGAATCAGGTGCGGTGATCCACTCGGTCGACAGCGTCTCTGCTGGAAAGAAGCTGGTAGAAGAGGTAGAGACCCCTCAGGACCGCTGA
- a CDS encoding signal recognition particle subunit SRP19/SEC65 family protein, which translates to MPLDEEKAWVLWPEYFDSARTRAEGRKVSRSLAIDQPTLDMVALAVKKLGLEHKVESDKAYPGNWYAHGGRVLVEKKMKKALLLVKVAELMKRSQRS; encoded by the coding sequence ATGCCCCTGGACGAGGAGAAGGCCTGGGTGCTTTGGCCCGAGTATTTTGATTCTGCAAGGACCAGGGCGGAAGGCCGTAAGGTCTCTAGGTCGCTCGCCATCGATCAGCCCACGCTCGATATGGTTGCGCTCGCCGTAAAAAAGCTAGGGCTGGAGCATAAGGTCGAATCGGACAAGGCATATCCCGGGAATTGGTATGCTCATGGAGGACGTGTCCTGGTGGAGAAAAAGATGAAGAAGGCCCTACTGTTGGTCAAGGTCGCCGAGCTGATGAAAAGGTCTCAGCGGTCCTGA
- a CDS encoding 30S ribosomal protein S8e has product MALWQGKSHRKPSGGRLRLGRKKRRFEIGSEPSFTLIGEERKQVLRTRGGNTKVRMLRAMYANVVDPATNKTTRVKIVTVKKNSANPNYVQRNIINKGAIIQTEVGLAKVTSRPGQDGSISAVLVKE; this is encoded by the coding sequence ATGGCACTATGGCAGGGTAAGTCCCACAGGAAGCCATCTGGCGGAAGGCTGCGCCTGGGAAGGAAGAAGAGAAGGTTCGAGATCGGCAGCGAGCCGTCATTCACTCTTATCGGAGAGGAACGAAAGCAGGTCCTGAGGACCCGCGGAGGCAACACCAAGGTCAGGATGCTCAGGGCGATGTACGCAAACGTTGTAGACCCCGCCACCAACAAGACCACGCGCGTCAAGATCGTGACCGTCAAGAAGAACTCCGCGAACCCCAACTACGTTCAGCGCAATATCATAAACAAGGGCGCCATCATCCAGACCGAGGTCGGGCTCGCGAAGGTGACGTCAAGGCCTGGACAGGATGGTTCCATCAGCGCCGTCCTCGTCAAGGAGTGA
- a CDS encoding metallophosphoesterase family protein codes for MKFIVISDVHRRDNVSIWVNRLFKEHNADGVIVLGDITHFGPGGWAEDFLRSLPGKVYAVPGNCDPPLTFENIARGAECIHARRVKIGEKDVVGFGGSNLTMFNTPNEMTEEHIFEVLSSVMIPGCLLFTHCPPLGINDQTISGHKGGSEAIRKIVERFKPELVLSGHIHEARGIVMKDGTTFMNPGAAKDGHAGILEITDKVMVRLLDRAVD; via the coding sequence ATGAAATTCATCGTGATCTCGGACGTTCACAGACGCGACAATGTGTCGATATGGGTGAATAGATTATTTAAAGAGCATAATGCTGATGGCGTCATCGTCCTCGGTGACATCACACATTTTGGGCCAGGGGGATGGGCGGAGGATTTCCTAAGGTCATTACCAGGAAAGGTCTATGCGGTCCCTGGTAATTGCGACCCGCCACTGACGTTCGAGAACATAGCAAGAGGTGCGGAATGCATACATGCCCGACGTGTCAAGATAGGAGAAAAGGATGTGGTGGGGTTCGGTGGTTCCAACCTCACAATGTTCAACACGCCGAACGAGATGACCGAAGAACATATCTTTGAGGTACTGTCCTCCGTGATGATACCTGGATGTCTTCTCTTCACTCATTGTCCCCCGCTGGGGATCAACGACCAGACGATATCTGGTCACAAGGGCGGGAGCGAGGCCATCAGAAAGATCGTGGAAAGGTTCAAACCTGAGCTTGTGCTGTCAGGGCATATACATGAGGCCAGAGGGATAGTAATGAAGGATGGGACGACGTTCATGAACCCTGGGGCCGCAAAGGACGGTCATGCTGGGATCTTGGAAATTACCGATAAGGTGATGGTCAGACTGCTTGATAGGGCGGTGGACTGA
- a CDS encoding translation initiation factor IF-2 subunit beta, with amino-acid sequence MTEDDYLSLLDRAKAQLPETIEKHERFTVPEPDVFQEGKTTVVRNFGNIVDALRREPDHLLQYLLKELGTPGTLEGQRVIFKARLTGQQISEKIQNYTETFVLCSECGRPDTHINKEGRVLILECEACGAHRPVKVKKTAKTVEKNVLKEGVVVEVLIDDVGKKGDGVARVGDYIIYVPGTVKGAKVKVKISKVSGNVAFATVSRD; translated from the coding sequence ATGACAGAGGATGATTACCTTTCATTGCTTGACAGGGCAAAGGCCCAGCTTCCAGAGACCATCGAAAAGCATGAGCGTTTTACCGTTCCGGAACCGGACGTCTTCCAGGAAGGGAAGACCACCGTTGTCAGGAACTTCGGGAACATAGTGGACGCGCTCAGAAGAGAGCCTGACCACCTTCTGCAGTATCTGCTGAAAGAGCTCGGGACACCTGGCACCCTCGAGGGCCAGAGGGTCATATTCAAGGCAAGGCTCACAGGACAGCAGATATCAGAGAAGATCCAGAATTACACAGAGACCTTCGTCCTTTGTTCGGAGTGCGGCAGGCCAGATACTCACATCAACAAAGAAGGGCGCGTGCTCATACTCGAATGCGAGGCATGCGGCGCCCACAGGCCGGTCAAGGTCAAAAAGACAGCCAAGACCGTCGAGAAGAATGTGCTGAAAGAGGGTGTCGTGGTCGAGGTCTTGATCGACGATGTTGGGAAGAAGGGAGATGGGGTGGCGAGGGTCGGGGACTACATCATCTATGTCCCTGGGACCGTGAAAGGCGCCAAGGTCAAGGTCAAGATATCAAAGGTCTCAGGCAATGTGGCATTCGCCACGGTGTCCAGGGACTGA
- the pyrG gene encoding CTP synthase (glutamine hydrolyzing), giving the protein MKYIFVTGGVISGLGKGITSSSIGRLLKSRGIKVTAIKIDPYLNIDAGTMNPFEHGEVFVLDDGGEVDLDLGNYERFLDVNLTSNHNITTGKVYKAVIEKERMGDYLGKTVQIIPHITNEIKNQIINVAEATGAEVCIVELGGTVGDIESMPFLEAVRQMNTEMGKGENCLFVHTTLVPIMGVVGEQKTKPTQHSVKELRAIGIQPDIIVARAKEPLEESIKKKISLFCDVPVEAVVSCPDARSIYEVPMILNDQGITDYIINRLKLTAKGPDLTEWRDFAHRIVNPNKTVRIALVGKYTHLGDSYISHMEAFHHAGAEAGTKVEVVFVDSEVVQQFGPTDDLKKADAVLIPGGFGSRGIEGKIMTANYARTEKVPFLGVCLGFQIATIEFARNVLGMADANSTEFDPRTSHPVVDLLPEQKNVTKMGATMRLGAQPVVVREGSRAFKLYGSALIMERHRHRYEVNPKYIEDFEREGWHFTGRSADGVKMEIGELESHPFYVASQFHPEFKSRPNRPSPLHLGLVKAAVKRRYG; this is encoded by the coding sequence ATGAAATATATTTTTGTCACGGGCGGTGTCATATCAGGCCTCGGAAAAGGGATAACGAGCTCTTCTATCGGGCGCCTGTTGAAGTCGAGGGGGATCAAGGTCACTGCCATCAAGATCGACCCCTATCTCAACATTGATGCAGGGACGATGAACCCGTTCGAGCATGGTGAGGTGTTCGTCCTGGATGATGGGGGCGAGGTAGACCTGGACCTAGGAAACTATGAAAGGTTCCTGGATGTCAACCTGACGAGCAATCATAACATCACCACTGGCAAGGTCTATAAGGCAGTCATCGAGAAAGAGAGGATGGGAGATTATCTTGGGAAGACCGTCCAGATCATACCCCATATCACCAACGAGATCAAAAATCAAATCATCAATGTTGCCGAGGCCACGGGGGCCGAGGTGTGCATCGTAGAACTGGGAGGGACAGTTGGAGACATCGAGTCGATGCCATTCCTAGAGGCCGTGAGGCAGATGAACACAGAGATGGGCAAAGGCGAGAACTGCCTTTTCGTCCATACGACCCTGGTGCCCATCATGGGCGTTGTGGGCGAACAGAAGACCAAGCCGACCCAGCACTCGGTTAAGGAACTTAGGGCCATCGGTATTCAGCCAGACATCATCGTCGCAAGGGCAAAGGAACCCCTTGAGGAATCCATCAAGAAGAAGATATCGCTGTTCTGCGATGTACCGGTCGAGGCGGTGGTGTCCTGCCCTGATGCAAGGTCCATCTATGAGGTCCCAATGATACTCAACGATCAGGGGATCACTGACTATATAATAAACAGATTAAAGCTGACGGCAAAAGGGCCCGACCTGACGGAATGGCGTGATTTCGCTCACAGGATAGTTAACCCGAACAAGACCGTCAGGATCGCATTGGTCGGCAAATACACCCACCTGGGCGATTCCTACATCAGCCACATGGAGGCCTTCCACCATGCTGGTGCGGAAGCGGGGACCAAGGTCGAGGTCGTCTTCGTGGACTCAGAGGTCGTCCAACAATTTGGTCCGACGGACGACCTTAAGAAAGCAGATGCGGTCTTGATCCCCGGAGGGTTCGGCTCTAGAGGCATAGAGGGCAAGATAATGACCGCCAATTATGCGAGGACCGAGAAGGTTCCATTCCTAGGGGTCTGCCTTGGGTTCCAAATAGCCACGATCGAGTTTGCGAGGAACGTTCTGGGGATGGCTGACGCGAACAGCACCGAATTCGACCCTAGGACCTCTCATCCAGTCGTAGACCTCCTACCTGAGCAGAAGAACGTTACGAAGATGGGGGCGACGATGAGGCTCGGTGCACAGCCCGTTGTGGTAAGGGAGGGCTCGAGGGCATTCAAGCTGTATGGTTCGGCATTGATCATGGAGAGACATCGGCACAGGTATGAGGTGAATCCGAAATACATCGAAGATTTCGAGAGGGAGGGGTGGCATTTCACAGGCCGATCGGCCGATGGTGTGAAGATGGAGATCGGGGAGCTGGAATCCCATCCATTCTACGTGGCCTCGCAGTTCCATCCAGAGTTCAAGTCAAGACCTAACAGGCCATCGCCATTGCACCTGGGCCTTGTAAAGGCCGCGGTGAAAAGGAGATATGGCTGA
- a CDS encoding SAM-dependent DNA methyltransferase: protein MARGKSKKKGNGVELDFRQKLWEAADKLRNNMDAAEYKHVVLGLLFLKYISDSFEERHNQLLLELEQGADPEDPDEYRSVNVFWVPKEARWSYLQANAKQPTIGTLIDEAMIAIEKDNPSLKGVLNKDYGRATLDKQKLGELVDLIGTIGLGDAENRSKDVLGRVYEYFLSQFASAEGKKGGQFYTPRCVVQLLVEMLAPYHGRIYDPCCGSGGMFVQSEKFVEVHGGRIGDVSIYGQESNPTTWKLAKMNLAIRGIDNNLGPEPADTFRRDLHPDLKADFILANPPFNMRDWGQEALKDDVRWKFGVPPKGNANFAWVQHFIHHLSPTGMAGFVLANGSMSSNQSGEGEIRKAILEADLVDCIVALPGQLFYSTQIPACLWFLARDRHNNKFRDRRGQVLFIDARKMGTMTDRVHRELMDADIQKIASTYHAWRGDKETTDEYKDVPGFCKSATLEEIAKSGHILTPGRYVGAEDLEDDSEDFEEKMRSLTAQLKEQIEKASELDRIILGNLKELGFDE, encoded by the coding sequence ATGGCCAGGGGAAAATCGAAGAAAAAAGGCAACGGCGTCGAGCTTGATTTCAGACAAAAGCTCTGGGAGGCGGCCGATAAATTGCGGAACAACATGGACGCCGCCGAGTACAAGCATGTCGTTCTGGGATTGCTCTTCCTCAAGTACATAAGCGATTCCTTTGAGGAAAGGCATAACCAATTGCTACTGGAGTTAGAGCAAGGTGCTGACCCTGAAGACCCGGATGAATATAGGTCCGTGAACGTCTTCTGGGTCCCGAAGGAGGCAAGATGGAGCTATCTTCAGGCTAACGCCAAACAGCCGACGATCGGCACGTTGATCGATGAAGCTATGATTGCCATTGAAAAGGACAACCCCTCGTTGAAGGGCGTCCTGAACAAGGACTATGGAAGGGCAACGCTCGACAAGCAGAAGTTGGGCGAGCTTGTCGACCTCATCGGGACAATCGGACTAGGCGACGCCGAGAACAGATCCAAAGACGTGCTTGGCCGAGTCTATGAATACTTCCTCTCGCAGTTTGCATCGGCTGAGGGCAAGAAGGGAGGTCAGTTCTACACGCCTCGTTGTGTTGTCCAATTGCTTGTCGAGATGCTCGCGCCGTACCATGGCCGCATCTATGACCCCTGCTGCGGCTCAGGCGGTATGTTCGTCCAGAGCGAGAAGTTCGTTGAAGTGCATGGTGGCAGGATCGGGGATGTGTCCATATATGGACAAGAATCGAACCCTACCACCTGGAAGCTGGCGAAGATGAACCTCGCTATACGTGGCATTGATAACAACCTAGGACCAGAACCTGCTGACACCTTCCGTCGGGACCTTCATCCGGACCTCAAGGCCGATTTCATCCTTGCAAACCCGCCGTTCAACATGAGAGACTGGGGACAGGAGGCGCTCAAGGACGACGTGAGATGGAAGTTCGGCGTCCCGCCAAAGGGCAATGCCAACTTCGCCTGGGTGCAGCATTTCATTCATCATCTCTCTCCTACAGGTATGGCGGGTTTCGTGCTGGCCAACGGCAGCATGTCGTCAAATCAATCCGGTGAGGGCGAGATCAGGAAGGCGATATTGGAGGCGGACCTGGTAGATTGTATAGTCGCGCTGCCTGGACAGTTGTTCTATTCGACCCAGATACCGGCGTGCCTTTGGTTCTTGGCCAGGGACCGACATAATAACAAGTTCCGCGACCGCCGGGGGCAGGTGCTGTTCATTGACGCTAGGAAGATGGGGACGATGACAGATCGGGTGCATCGTGAGTTGATGGATGCGGATATCCAAAAGATCGCCTCGACCTATCATGCCTGGCGGGGTGATAAGGAAACAACAGATGAATACAAAGATGTTCCTGGGTTCTGTAAATCGGCAACCCTCGAAGAAATTGCGAAGAGCGGTCATATATTGACGCCTGGTAGATATGTAGGGGCCGAAGATTTGGAGGACGACAGCGAGGACTTCGAGGAGAAGATGCGCTCATTGACAGCGCAGCTCAAGGAGCAGATAGAGAAAGCTAGTGAGCTTGACCGTATCATATTGGGGAACCTTAAGGAGCTGGGGTTTGATGAGTGA
- a CDS encoding restriction endonuclease subunit S encodes MSDWVSLPLSDVADLIRNQIKPSEMSDELYIGLEHIGQGTLNLINVGSSLEVASNKFRFREGDVLYGKLRPYFRKIIYAKFGGLCSTDIWVLRAKEGIDSRFLFYMTADPSFTEMANRSSEGTKMPRANWDYVSSQSFLIPPINEQRAIAHVLGTLDDKIELNRRMNETLEAIARAIFKSWFIDFDPVRAKMEGRKPFGMDDETAALFPDSFEESEMGEIPKGWLTLPLDHIADFKNGLALQNYPPDERGFLPVIKIAELSRGITDSSDKASIDLPGDCVINDGDIIFSWSGTLDVIIWAGGKGALNQHLFKVTSKDYPKWFYYQWIRQYLSTFREIASEKATTMGHIQRHHISEALVLVPPNNLLKRMDAIIEPMMSSILNNALEARTLSSIRDMLVPKLISGEIRLREFRDDGGE; translated from the coding sequence ATGAGTGACTGGGTAAGTCTACCTTTATCGGATGTGGCGGATTTAATAAGGAATCAAATCAAGCCAAGCGAAATGAGCGATGAACTTTACATCGGACTTGAGCATATAGGTCAAGGAACATTGAATCTTATCAACGTGGGTTCATCATTGGAAGTTGCTAGTAATAAGTTTCGATTTAGAGAAGGTGATGTACTTTATGGAAAGCTAAGACCATATTTTAGAAAAATCATTTATGCAAAATTTGGTGGGTTGTGTTCAACCGACATCTGGGTATTACGAGCAAAAGAGGGCATCGATTCCAGATTTCTTTTTTACATGACAGCCGACCCCTCATTTACAGAGATGGCCAATAGGTCATCTGAAGGAACTAAAATGCCAAGAGCAAATTGGGATTATGTCTCATCTCAATCATTTTTAATACCTCCCATAAATGAGCAACGCGCCATCGCTCACGTCCTCGGCACCCTTGACGACAAGATCGAACTCAACCGGCGCATGAACGAGACCCTCGAAGCCATCGCCCGCGCTATCTTCAAGTCCTGGTTCATCGACTTTGACCCCGTCCGAGCGAAGATGGAGGGGCGGAAGCCCTTTGGCATGGACGATGAGACGGCTGCATTATTCCCTGATTCGTTCGAGGAGTCGGAGATGGGGGAGATACCGAAGGGGTGGCTCACACTTCCGCTTGACCATATAGCCGATTTTAAAAATGGTCTGGCTCTTCAAAACTATCCTCCAGACGAAAGAGGATTTCTTCCAGTTATTAAAATCGCAGAATTATCAAGAGGGATTACTGATTCTTCTGATAAAGCCAGTATCGATTTACCTGGTGATTGTGTCATAAACGATGGAGATATCATTTTCTCGTGGTCTGGAACCCTTGATGTTATCATATGGGCTGGTGGAAAGGGAGCGCTTAACCAACATCTATTTAAAGTAACATCAAAGGACTACCCAAAATGGTTCTATTACCAATGGATACGACAATACCTCTCCACATTTCGAGAAATTGCTTCTGAAAAGGCTACAACAATGGGACATATCCAACGTCATCATATATCCGAGGCACTTGTCCTAGTGCCACCAAACAATCTTCTGAAAAGAATGGATGCAATCATCGAACCGATGATGTCTAGTATTCTAAACAATGCTCTTGAAGCACGGACCCTATCCTCCATTCGTGATATGTTAGTCCCGAAACTAATATCTGGGGAGATTCGCCTCAGAGAATTCAGAGATGATGGTGGGGAGTGA